Below is a window of Rahnella aceris DNA.
GTGACGCGCGTAATCCAGCGCCGCATCCACGTCATGAATTGAGCAAGGGCCACACACCACCAGAAGACGAGGATCACGACCATGGACGATATCCGCGATGGTTTTACGTGCTTCGGAAATACTGTTTTCGTCGCTGACGCTTAAAGGAAAACGGTTTTTCAGCTCTTCAGGAGTGATAAGGATTTGTTCGGCAGTGATATGAACATTATTCAGGGCGTCTTTTTGCATGATCGTGTTCCGTTATAAGGAAAATGGGCTGCCACGGCGGCATCTGCGGACAACATTAACACAGCACGTAAACTTAGCAAGCCTTAGTTGTAAACTTAACATTACCATTTCACCATTGATATGCAGACAACGGAAAGTTAACTTTACATAAAAAGCGAATCAGACGAAAAGGATGTACCGTAAATATTACACATGGTTTGTCAGCGGTGAAAAAGGAATTTCAGGGGAGGGAAGGAGAACAACGTCAGAAATACCCTCAGCAACAGGGAGCTGCTGAGGAGACGAAATTTACAGATTACGATCCAGGGTAATAAATACCTGCCCTAAAGCAGTCACTTCATCCACGCCACACTCGAAATGGCTTTCCTGACGCGTCACGCTCAGACGGTTACCAGGAATACGGGCCACATCATAAACGTCCAGATCACCATCAATGTCCAACAGCCAGCGACCATTGCCGGGATGTGTGCTGCCCAGATCGATAATCCATGAATGATTGCCTTTCACGATATACGCAGGCTGCGCCAGCGAATCGTCCAATAGCGAAGGGTCAACCGTCCAGAGGCCTTCTTCCTCAAGCTCCCCGCCGCGCAATCTCAATTTTTTAAGCTGACGGATTTCACCTGACGCCACGGCAGCCGAAGAGCTTGCATCCTGCATCGCGCCTTTGCCCGTTGCCAGCCAGCGCAACGAGACGCCGGTATCCAGCGCACAGGCCACGACCACATCACCGGGGAAATAATCTCTTCTTACCCAGGTACTTATCGTGCCAGATGATAATCCATACAGATCCCCCAGTTCCTTCTGCATGCTAAAGCCGTAAGCCTGAAGCATACGCGTCAGAACAGCTTTTCCACCTTCAAGTTCATCTAATTGCATCTGGCGAAAACCCCTGAATCTGTAAATATCATCTTGACAACTCGCAAATGCAAGTTTAGATTGATTATGTAATGTACCGACAGACGACCATGATACCAAATTTACGGCGTCGTGGAGAAATAAGGAGACGCGATGTTTTTAGGAACAGAGCAGCAGCGCCAAACCGGCCTGCGCCATATCGCTCATCTGAAAGAAACTTATTTCGTTCAGAGTAAGAATCAGGTTGAGGTTATTTATGATCAGGCTCCTGAAAAATGGAAACTCACATTATGTTTTCACGCCGGTCTTAAACGCCATCATACCTTACTGACATATTCACAATTAAATAATGAGGAAAAAATGAAAATAATGCAGGCATTATTATCACTTCGCCACTTCACGGCGATATTTAAAGGAGAACTTTACTGATGGCAGACTGGATAGATGAATCGCAGGAGTATCAGTTAAAAATCCTCGAAGCGCAGATTACGCAGGCAACCCGTACCCGGCCTGCACTGTCGGCCTTCTTCTGCGTGGATTGTGATTCTCCGATTGCGGAGCCACGCAGGAAAATCATCCCCGGTGTACAGCGATGTATTGAATGTCAGGAAATTGAGGAGATTAAAAGAAAGAATTACCGCCCCGTATAAAAAGTCTAATTAATATTATTAAAATTAATCATCACGCTGGAAATAATATTATTTCCGGAGAGGATTTTCTATTTTATTTTTCGGAATAAATGTATGTCAGAGAATATCAGAGGCAGAACAATCCCTTCGCCCCCACCTGCATTTAACCGGACACCAGGGCAATATTTTGCGGGTACCTGGTGGTGGAATGCCCCCCGCGCAGCGCTCTGCAGCCCGCTGGAAAAACCACTGACCCGTGACTTTTGTCAGCGCCAGCAAACGGCCCTTTCTCAGCTGGCAGCACTGCCCCGTTGCGTGCGCACGCCGTTATATCAGCGGTATACATTTTTACTGGAAACTAAAGGAGTGCGCGTGGCGTTTCATTTCCTGATGACAGTTTTCACGCAACGCGTATGGCCGCGTATTAAGCTGGTAAATGCGCGAAACACACTGAATCGTCAAATCTCGCAAAAGCTACTCACTGAAGAAGAAATGTTTAACCGCTTGCCCGATCTTAATGATGACGGTCTGAGAAGGCTGGCCAACAAACTTGCCGTGCAAATGCAGGATGCCTATGAATATCACTGTGAATGCTGGCTGAAAAACCGTCCTGACGAACCCGGCATTTTGTTGCGCGACAGCACACAGCAGGAAATTTACAGCCATGTCGCCGCGATGGCACGTTCCTGCCGCGTACAACCTCTTTACTGGCAGAAATGGCAAAAAGGCCGTATGACAACGCATTCGGCTGTCGCAAGCATTTCACGTCTGGTCAGCGGCGAATGGTGGGAAAAACAGCTGCGTTCAAAACAGCGTTTGTGGCGGGAATCCCTGATGATTGCCTGCGGTTATGTCAGCCGCGCGACATCGCCTTATGCCAGTAAAAACGCCATCCGTGACGTGGTATCACGCCGCTTATCCGCCATCAACTACCTGAAACAGTGCCAGCTCGAAAATGTTGAATCCGGTGAAACGCTGAGTTTGCTGGATACCGTATTGGCCAGCATTTCCAATCCCAAACTTCGTCGTATGGAACTGATGACGCTGATCGCCGGCGTCGAAGATGTCGCTGACCGGCAGCGCGACTGTGGGCTGTTTATTACGCTGACCACGCCGTCAAAATATCATCCGCTGAAAACCACCGGAACCCGTACTGCTCCAATCTTTAATAAGAAATGGGAGCAGCACGCGTTTACCCCCAAAGATGCGCAGCGTTATCTGGTGGCTGTCTGGGCAAAAATCCGTACCACTTTTAAAGACCGGAACCTGAAAGTTTACGGCGTACGCGTCGTCGAACCGCATCATGACGGCACGCCGCACTGGCACATGATGTTGTTCACACCGCAGGATCAGCAGCAAAAAGTGACAGAGGTTATGCGCCGTTATGCTCTTGAAGAAGATTCGGATGAACCGGGTGCCGCTGAGTCACGTTTCAATTGCAAGCCGCTAAACCGGGGTGGCGCAGCCGGATATATCGCGAAATACGTCGCCAAGAATATCGATGGATACGCGCTCGATGGCGAAACCGATTTTGACTCTGGACGCTTGCTGACAGATATCGCCACTGCGGTCACCTCCTGGGCCTCGACGTGGCGGATCCCACAATTCCACGCCATCGGTATTCCCTCAGTCGGCGCCTGGCGAGAATGCAGGCGGATCCGCTACCAGAATCTGACCAGCCGTTTTGACGCACGGGTTGAAAACGTGCGCAGCGCTGC
It encodes the following:
- a CDS encoding DUF5347 family protein, whose amino-acid sequence is MFLGTEQQRQTGLRHIAHLKETYFVQSKNQVEVIYDQAPEKWKLTLCFHAGLKRHHTLLTYSQLNNEEKMKIMQALLSLRHFTAIFKGELY
- a CDS encoding helix-turn-helix domain-containing protein, whose translation is MQLDELEGGKAVLTRMLQAYGFSMQKELGDLYGLSSGTISTWVRRDYFPGDVVVACALDTGVSLRWLATGKGAMQDASSSAAVASGEIRQLKKLRLRGGELEEEGLWTVDPSLLDDSLAQPAYIVKGNHSWIIDLGSTHPGNGRWLLDIDGDLDVYDVARIPGNRLSVTRQESHFECGVDEVTALGQVFITLDRNL
- a CDS encoding replication endonuclease, producing MSENIRGRTIPSPPPAFNRTPGQYFAGTWWWNAPRAALCSPLEKPLTRDFCQRQQTALSQLAALPRCVRTPLYQRYTFLLETKGVRVAFHFLMTVFTQRVWPRIKLVNARNTLNRQISQKLLTEEEMFNRLPDLNDDGLRRLANKLAVQMQDAYEYHCECWLKNRPDEPGILLRDSTQQEIYSHVAAMARSCRVQPLYWQKWQKGRMTTHSAVASISRLVSGEWWEKQLRSKQRLWRESLMIACGYVSRATSPYASKNAIRDVVSRRLSAINYLKQCQLENVESGETLSLLDTVLASISNPKLRRMELMTLIAGVEDVADRQRDCGLFITLTTPSKYHPLKTTGTRTAPIFNKKWEQHAFTPKDAQRYLVAVWAKIRTTFKDRNLKVYGVRVVEPHHDGTPHWHMMLFTPQDQQQKVTEVMRRYALEEDSDEPGAAESRFNCKPLNRGGAAGYIAKYVAKNIDGYALDGETDFDSGRLLTDIATAVTSWASTWRIPQFHAIGIPSVGAWRECRRIRYQNLTSRFDARVENVRSAADEGDFARYIQAQGGIHIPRKAQTVRVARQLSEEKNAYDEPRNKVIGIYAPHLGISHIFLTHTAQWRIVRHRPSYTEISKIRIPWSSVNNCGSPPA
- a CDS encoding TraR/DksA C4-type zinc finger protein translates to MADWIDESQEYQLKILEAQITQATRTRPALSAFFCVDCDSPIAEPRRKIIPGVQRCIECQEIEEIKRKNYRPV